A stretch of the Papaver somniferum cultivar HN1 chromosome 6, ASM357369v1, whole genome shotgun sequence genome encodes the following:
- the LOC113289608 gene encoding pentatricopeptide repeat-containing protein At2g01860-like yields the protein MDSVLCNFHAIFGRQSYPFLGQSVGSHFIAVRVSNSRGSSSSVTRTKAGNTHRKLTKNLRYPRRAKLPPDPRSNLFFQKNNTIEEDLNCNELPNIDDEDGGDDEDGLEWSADEVDAISSLFQGRIPQKLGELNRERPLPLPLPHKLRPLGLPTPKRHVRMASPMLSSSRASVCKRVYKNPEFLIHLAKEIRSLPSDKNVSEVLSKWVRFLRKGSLSMTIRELGHMGLPDRALQTFCWAQQQPQLFPDDRILASTVEILARTRELKMPFDLQKFTSTASRPVIEALARGFIRGGSLYLARKLLLVAKDNNRTLDASIHAKLILELGKNPDKYKLVSTLLDELGERDDLELSQQDCTSVMKVCVKLERYDTVESLYSWFKESGREPSVVMYTTMIHSRYKEKKYREAFALIWEMEGSNCLFDLPAYHVAIKLFVALKDLPRAVRYFSRLKEAGFAATYDIYRDMIKIYAVSGRLAKCKELCKEIEKAGFKLDKQVESLMLQMIKDVGSVKSCTEF from the coding sequence ATGGATTCAGTGCTGTGcaattttcatgcaatatttggaAGACAAAGTTATCCGTTCCTGGGTCAGTCTGTTGGTTCTCATTTCATCGCAGTTAGGGTATCAAATTCTCGGGGAAGCTCAAGCAGTGTAACTCGAACGAAAGCTGGGAATACTCACCGGAAATTAACCAAGAACCTTCGATACCCTCGGCGTGCAAAACTTCCTCCAGATCCCAGAAGTAATCtattctttcagaagaacaaCACTATTGAGGAGGACCTAAATTGTAATGAGCTGCCCAACATTGATGATGaggatggtggtgatgatgaggatggtTTAGAATGGAGCGCAGATGAGGTCGATGcaatttcttctctttttcaaGGTAGAATTCCTCAGAAACTTGGCGAACTGAATAGGGAAAGGCCTCTCCCACTTCCCCTGCCTCATAAACTTAGACCATTGGGGCTTCCAACACCAAAGAGGCATGTGAGAATGGCTTCCCCCATGTTATCTTCTTCACGAGCATCTGTATGTAAGAGAGTTTACAAGAACCCAGAATTCCTCATCCATTTAGCCAAAGAAATCAGAAGTCTACCATCGGATAAAAATGTTTCTGAAGTTCTTAGCAAATGGGTTCGATTCCTTCGGAAAGGATCACTTTCTATGACAATACGAGAACTGGGTCATATGGGTCTTCCAGACAGAGCTCTACAGACTTTCTGTTGGGCTCAACAACAACCTCAATTGTTCCCTGATGATCGCATTCTAGCCTCAACAGTCGAGATCTTAGCAAGGACCCGGGAACTGAAAATGCCATTCGACTTGCAGAAATTCACAAGCACAGCAAGTCGGCCAGTTATTGAAGCTTTAGCAAGGGGTTTCATAAGAGGAGGAAGTTTATATCTGGCTAGAAAGCTCCTTTTAGTAGCTAAGGATAATAATAGAACACTGGATGCTAGCATTCATGCTAAGCTGATTTTGGAACTTGGGAAGAACCCTGACAAATACAAGCTTGTATCAACTTTGTTGGATGAGCTAGGTGAGAGAGATGACCTAGAATTGAGCCAGCAGGATTGTACATCAGTCATGAAAGTGTGTGTAAAGCTCGAGAGATATGATACTGTTGAAAGTTTGTATAGTTGGTTCAAGGAATCGGGACGAGAGCCAAGTGTTGTTATGTACACTACAATGATACACAGCCGGTACAAGGAGAAGAAATACAGGGAGGCATTTGCCTTGATCTGGGAAATGGAAGGATCAAACTGTCTCTTTGATCTTCCAGCTTATCATGTCgcaataaaattatttgttgCACTGAAAGATCTCCCAAGGGCTGTTAGATATTTTTCGAGACTTAAGGAGGCTGGTTTTGCTGCAACTTATGACATTTACAGGGATATGATAAAGATTTATGCAGTGTCAGGAAGGTTGGCCAAGTGTAAGGAGCTTTGCAAGGAGATTGAAAAGGCAGGATTCAAGTTAGATAAACAGGTGGAATCTCTAATGCTTCAAATGATAAAAGATGTTGGGTCAGTTAAGAGCTGTACTGAGTTTTAA